ttttttttgttattatatattttttttgtattttttgatatttatttctttttgatgaaaataaattttatttaatcaacccggacgaaattgagtgttgacagtaagcttatgtaatttaactcatgtaTCAACATACAAATTCAAGTAAACAATCCATCACACATCAACACAATTTAACATACGTTCAAGATAATGCTCAAcactagactgaccgtccggactgtatgaattatgtgtagcttcggtgttcgtgcacccgggtgatgtagtaactggaactctcatcagctgccacccgaggttagccctatctgtccaaataaCCACCAGGattaggacctcctgccgttcccacgcatgacgtaccccctctacgtgaggacgagtactcacggaacatcaggatgaacgaCTGGCTAAGCTTACCACATCCATACTTTACTATTTCAATAATCAAAtcctgagtcgttcctccccggaacgctcgttcaaaagtcacaactttccattcatctcatatacttttcatcatttactattcatcatttactatGAAATACCGAACGTTCTATCCCAAGgagaccgaggacgaacgctgtgaGCGAGACCAAAAGACGTACGTTCAGATCAGAATGCCAGAGTCACAACTACGTTCGGGAATACTCAAGTAATGTATTGTTttattggacgaacgttttctACCATGAAGATCAGCTGAATGAACAAACTCTCGGGAATTTGGACCGGTACCtcaagaataatttaagtgaGAAAGGCTTTAGGCCGAACACATCAAATGCAAACGTCTCAGTAATGACCGAGCGTAGAAATCTAAAGTTGAGCGTACGCTAATTTGCGAGAAAAGAGtacgaacgctcaaaataatACCGAGCATCATTTAGGTcgagcgctcagtataagaccgagcctCATTTAGagcgagcgctcagtataagGCCGAGCCTCATTTAGagcgagcgctcagtataagGCCGAACACTCCTCAGTACGAGCGCTGgtgtgagaccgaacgctattctggacgaacgtcaggtgtgagaccgaacgttTAATAACTTAAAGTAACCGAACATGATAAATCTACTAAGGGACTTTTGAAGAAGTGGTTACGAACGGGGAATCTACTAtttcatatatatgtatatacaattACAAAAGAAGGAAGTTTATCAAAAATATCAGATTCAACAAaacttggccgaacgctcaagcggAGTATTTCaacaggaggacgctcgtcctcaactaggattccaTCCGGATGATAGAATCCCATTCCCATTTTGTTCACCAAGAAAATCGAACGGTCGGTGACCATTCAATCACGAACGTACAGGCAAAGTATTTTAgaacgaggacgctcgtcctcaacaagAGTTTTATTCGAGAGGACAGGAGTAACATTTCAACTACGTTACAagagaaaaaccgaacggttaatgACCGTCCAGTACGAACGTACATTTTCATGGGAAATTCTTTTACCATTCATTTTCATTCCAGTTCTCATagtttcatacattcatatcaacatcaacttccATATTTCATACGATCCATATCATGtaaattcacatatttcatttcaccaaaacaacgaacgttcatgcattTAAATCACATCCAAATCATCATGTATTATTCTCATGCAGCAAATAACGAATGTTCACATCAtccaatttcatcaaacatcGTACATTATACTCATacgaacgttcatacagcatacatcaaaccagttaaattaaataagcttcccttacctcttagatgaccgaacgtccacagACGCACAAAGACACTTCTCCACTCACAAATTCTACTCGTCAACGCTCGTTAGTCCACTACACGAACAAACCCCAATACCAAAAATCAGAACTACTCCACTTTAAGAAAGATGACGAACGCACAACTCAGAATTGAGTTTGCATGCATGGAAAACGAACGTCAGAGAGGAAGGAAGGACTTACCAGCTTCACTAACCGAACGTTCTTCTCTGGAAGTCCTTACGCCGAGCGTCCTTCAACGGTGTTGGAATTCTGGTCGGAGAAGATGGAACGGTGGTTTCCTTTAAGAGAAGGTGCAGAGAGCTTTGAGAGAAGGTTCAGAGAATGCaaagagaaggaagagagaaagaactCTCAGAAATAGCACAAGGATGGTGCGGCTAGAGGGAGTGGGGAATATTTCAGAACTCAGCTTTTGCTTCCCACTCCCGCCGAACGCACGTTCACTCCCGCTGAATTCACCAACAGTCGACTTTTAAGATACCTGAATTCACCAACGATCGACTTTTAACATCATATGCGTTTACGGGTTGATGTCGATCACTTGGCGATCGAGCACCAGTGACACTCACATGTTGAGGTCGATCACCTGGTGACTGACAAATCAGTGACATTCGCGTGATGATGTCGATCACCTGGTGATCGACAATCAGTGACATCCGTAGGATGATGTCGATCACCTGGCAATCGACAACCCGTGATGTCGCGACACATAGCGCTCGCACGACAGCCAAACGGTTTAGCAGACACAAACGGGCAGTTACGAATATTAGTCAGATACCACGAATCACGGGAATAACTGACCCAGTATCAGACACGATCTAACAGTTGCAACTCCCAGGTAGTCAACTTCGGTAACTGACCGAATTttcaggtaaacggtttattttactgttttaaatacaCAGAGCACACcagaaaaaaggtacgttttttcCTTAAGAGAAattaagagagagaaattattcttcttcttcttgatcacTTTGAACTGAAAAGATTCAGGAAATCtcttttctgacttgagcgtcggagtgcctttgcaggtacccagcccatttTCCCCTTGGAGAACATAACACAGGAAGAGAGACACCTCAATAACGGCATCACTGGAAGGAGCAGTTCAGAGTTGTTCGGTTTGTATCTCGGCCTCCACATCCctactgaaacattttggcgcccaccgtggggccgagatTTGACATCCCAACGACGACCACCGGAGCTATGGAAGACTTCAACACTCGCGATTTGATCCAGCAACTGCAGACCCAGATCAAGGCACAAGCACAAACTATACGGGAGCAGCAAGAACTCCAGCGCAAGCAGGCGGAGGAGCTGGCGGCACTGAGGGCGCAACGCCCACCGCTAGAAGTATCAGCCTCTAATCGGTAGGATAACAATGAAGCGAGTCACCATGGAGGACCATCTGACCCCTTTGGCGGAGGAAGGAAGGGGCCTACTTCCATGCGCCTCACTAACCTGCTCCCATTCACGGAGGCCATCATGCAAGCGCACATGCCGGATAAACCTCCCCCAGCGTTAGAACGTTATGATGGCTCCGCCGATCCCGACAATCACTTGCGCAACTTTGTAGATGTCATGGCGTTCTACACAGATAATGACCCTGTCATCTGCAGAGCTTTCTCCTTATCCCTCAAGGATGAGGCCTTGGAGTGGTTCCACACTCTTCCACGGAATTTGGTAGATTGTTTTGCGACAATTGAAACTCTGTTCAGAAAACAGTACGCGACCAACAGAAAACCGGAGATGACTGCTGCTGAGCTTGTGAATACCAAGCAGGAAAAGGATGAAACACTAAGAGCGTTCATGCAACGATACAACGAGACGGTCCGGCGTGTGAAAGATATCAATCACACCTTTATCATCAGCAATCTACCTTCGTGCTTAAGGCCAGGATATTTTGCGGAACAATTATATGCTGACCCTCCAGCATCTATGGAAGAACTGCAATCCACAATTGCAAAGTTCATCCGCATCGAGGATCTCCGGAATTCTCGGAAGAAGCAGCAGCAAGATACCTCCAGTCATGATGTAAAGAAAACCGCAAAGCGATCGACCAGCGACTATAAATCAGACCGACCACCCCGAAAAGAGTCAGGGTGGACGCCTAAGTACGATCGCTACGCGACCCTCAACGCACCCAGAGCAAAGGTGCTTGAGGAGGCTTTGCACGCCGAACTCCTAACTGTGCGGCGACGAGCTACTCCCAAGAACGCGGACAGCAGCAAGGCCTGCCGCCTCCACATGAATCGTGGACATGACACAGAAGAATGCAACTTGGTGAAGGACGAGCTGGAGCAACTCATCCGAGCAGGCTACCTCCAGAACTACGTTAAGGACAGAATCTCTACCCGAGCCACAACTCCTCACCATAAGGATCCCTCCAGACGGAGCCCCGAGCGATCGCCTCCCAGGGATGACCGACGCCGCAGGCGGTCGCGCAGCCCACCCCGACGAACGGAGAGAGAACGTTCAGTCCGAAGTCGAATTGACACCATATCGGGTGGATTCGCTGGGGGGGAGTGTCATCCTCCGCCAGGAAACGACATCTAAGACAGTTAAAGTCGATACACATGGTGGATCGACAACCTCGGTCGATTCCTGATATTACATTCACTAATGCAGATTTCCATGCGCCCGACCCCGATCACGATGATCCCATGGTCATCACGGCTGAAATAGCTCGATACGACGTCAGCAAGGTACTCGTCGATCAGGGGAGTTCGGTCAACATCTTATACTGGTCCACCTTCAAAAAGATGGATCTATCCGAGGACCTTATTGCTCCTTTCAACGAGCAAATTGTAGGCTTTGCAGGGGAAAGAGTTGACACCCGGGGGTACCTCGACCTACGAACGCGACTTGGAACTGGTCGGGAAGCACCGGAACTTAGAATCCGCTTTCTGTTGGTCGAGGCCAACACATCGTACAACGCCTTGTTAGGGCGACCCTGTTTGAATGCATTTGGAGCCATAGTGTCCACCTCTCACCTGACCATGAAGTTTCCCATGGAACGTGGCACCATTTGCACCGTAAGAGCGGATCAGCGAACGGCTCGACAGTGTTATGTGGCCGGGCTTAAGGTCACCCCTTTTGTCCCAACCAAAAGGGCGAGAGGA
This Vigna angularis cultivar LongXiaoDou No.4 chromosome 4, ASM1680809v1, whole genome shotgun sequence DNA region includes the following protein-coding sequences:
- the LOC108330439 gene encoding uncharacterized protein LOC108330439 gives rise to the protein MPDKPPPALERYDGSADPDNHLRNFVDVMAFYTDNDPVICRAFSLSLKDEALEWFHTLPRNLVDCFATIETLFRKQYATNRKPEMTAAELVNTKQEKDETLRAFMQRYNETVRRVKDINHTFIISNLPSCLRPGYFAEQLYADPPASMEELQSTIAKFIRIEDLRNSRKKQQQDTSSHDVKKTAKRSTSDYKSDRPPRKESGWTPKYDRYATLNAPRAKVLEEALHAELLTVRRRATPKNADSSKACRLHMNRGHDTEECNLVKDELEQLIRAGYLQNYVKDRISTRATTPHHKDPSRRSPERSPPRDDRRRRRSRSPPRRTERERSVRSRIDTISGGFAGGECHPPPGNDI